A portion of the Thermodesulfobacteriota bacterium genome contains these proteins:
- a CDS encoding RNA polymerase factor sigma-32 produces the protein MSKKIVNKKKNKQTALKKDPSSQKKAKASNKIPKKTDKAIVKFDPLQRYLAEISSYKLLTREQEKEYGIAVQEHGDRQAAYALVTSNLRLVVKIALDFQRVWMQNLLDLIQEGNIGLIHAVRKFDPYKNVKFSYYASFWIKAYILKFIMDNWRLVKIGTTQGQRKLFFKLKKEKQKLIDQGFDPKPKLLSQNLGVTEKEILDMEQRLDGWDLSLDAPYKDESDTERIEFITPDSDSIEDQVAKKQIETLLHNKISEFRKEMTEREMEIFDLRIFSDSPVTLQEIGDRYGISRERVRQVENNIIKKIRDFFKKEIPDFASYLYKKPKK, from the coding sequence ATGAGTAAAAAAATCGTAAATAAGAAAAAAAATAAGCAAACCGCTTTAAAAAAAGATCCTTCCTCTCAAAAAAAAGCTAAAGCTTCAAATAAAATTCCTAAAAAAACGGATAAGGCGATAGTAAAGTTTGACCCCCTTCAGCGATACCTGGCGGAGATCAGCAGCTACAAACTCCTCACCCGTGAGCAGGAAAAAGAATACGGCATTGCAGTTCAGGAGCATGGAGACAGACAGGCTGCCTATGCTCTGGTCACCTCCAATTTAAGACTGGTTGTAAAAATTGCACTCGATTTTCAAAGAGTCTGGATGCAAAATCTTTTAGATCTTATTCAGGAAGGAAATATCGGCCTGATACATGCGGTCAGGAAATTCGATCCCTACAAGAATGTAAAATTTTCTTATTATGCCTCTTTCTGGATTAAGGCATATATTCTTAAATTTATTATGGACAACTGGCGCCTGGTCAAAATTGGTACCACTCAAGGCCAGCGAAAACTGTTTTTTAAACTGAAAAAAGAAAAGCAAAAACTGATTGATCAGGGGTTTGATCCTAAGCCCAAACTCCTTTCCCAAAATCTGGGAGTGACCGAAAAAGAAATCCTGGATATGGAACAGCGGCTTGACGGTTGGGACCTATCCCTGGACGCACCTTATAAAGATGAATCTGATACAGAAAGAATTGAATTTATCACCCCTGATTCTGATTCCATCGAAGACCAGGTGGCCAAAAAGCAGATTGAAACCCTCCTTCACAATAAAATTTCTGAATTCAGAAAAGAGATGACTGAAAGAGAGATGGAAATATTCGATCTGCGAATCTTCTCAGACAGCCCGGTTACATTACAGGAAATAGGAGATCGTTATGGAATATCGAGAGAGCGTGTTCGTCAGGTGGAAAATAATATTATAAAGAAAATTAGGGATTTTTTTAAAAAAGAAATCCCCGACTTTGCTTCATATTTGTATAAAAAACCAAAAAAATAG